ATATCGCCATCTGTATCTCCGATGACCATAGATCGTGCAGCTGGAATACCGAGACGCTCACAAGCCAGCAGGAGCATATCAGGAAACGGCTTTCCCCGTTTAACCTGATCCGTACCCACAACCACCGTAAAAAAAGATTCAATCCCCATCCATTCCAGATGGCGCAGCGCACTATCCGTCTCATCCGCCGTCACAACCCCCATCTTCATTCCGTGGCTGCGACATAGCTCAAGAAACATACGTACTCCGGGCAGCGGCCGAACAGGACGTTCCTTGCTGATTGCATATTCTGCTTGTAAAAAACATTCATTTACGTTGATTTTGGCTTCCGCCCAGCTCAAGCCTGCATGATACCCATGCCATGTCAGCACCGCACGAACCTCTTCCATGGTCCCCATGGCGAGTGGTCCCCGTACATCATAGCCTGTCATTCCACCTTGCTCATCATGGAACGTTCCCCATATATGAGGGATTTCATCTTTAGCGAATCGAAGCCCACGAGCAACAAGCCGCTCCCTGAAGTTCTCCATCACACAAACGGTCCAGAAACCCCACATGGCTGTAAAATCAAGCAAGGTCCCATCCTTGTCAAACAGAATGGCCTCTATTGGGGTAGACCGGTTCCCAAAGTTTAATTCAGGCATATTTTACACTCCTTGTCTGCTGTCGTACTGGATCAGAAAAGCGGTACATGTCTGCACCGCTCTCCCGAGGTGATCTTATTTTATCCGATCCAGTTCCTTCTGGGCCTTCTCCTTGGCTTCCTTCAGAGCCTGCTCAGCAGGAACTTTATTGATCTGTACTTGATCAGCCGCATCCTTCAGCGCATCATTGATCTTGCCTCCGGTCGGATCCTGGAACGGAGCAGAAGCATGAGAAGCCTGCTGGAGCGGAATTTTGATCTGCGGGTTCTTCTCACTGAACTTTTTGAAATCAGGGTCTTCCTGGGCAGACTTACGAACCGCAATATAACCCGTATTCATGGACCAGGAAGCTGTATTCGACGTTTTAGAGAAATATGTCAGCCACTTATACGCTGCTTTTTGCTGTTCCGGGCTTGCTTCAGCGGGGATACCTGCCATTAATGCACTTGCTACAGGTTTACCTTGACCAATGCCCTTCCAGCCCGGCTGTTCCATGGCTGCTACGACATTAAAGTCCAGGTCGCCCTGGTCACCACTGGAGCCGGTGTAACCTGCTGCCTTATTTTTCATGACATCATCAATCGTTTTGTACCAGTACTCCCAACCTTGACCACCAGAGTGAATACCCATGATCTTGTCCTCATGAATCCATTTGCTGAACAGATCCCAAGTCTCAATCCATTCCGGTGAATCAATCATCACCGTCTTGCCGTCATCACTCAGGATTTTCCCGCCCTTGCTAAGCACGGCGTCGACCATGTTATCACTGCCCCACATCGGCTCCCAGCCATAGAAGGTTGTCTGGCCATTCTCACGTTTGCTCATCTTTGCTGCTGCATCGGCCAGGGCTTCCCAAGTCGTCAGACTGGCTGGATCAATACCATGCTGCTTCAGCGCGTCCTTGCGGTAATACATGATCTGCGTCGTTCCGTACATCGGCAAGAAATATTGCTTCCCATCTACCTGCCCCTGTTTCAGAAAGGTCTCAACAAAATCCTCTTTGTTGAAGCTTTGATCGGCTGCGATCATCTCATCCATTGGAGCATAATAGCCTTTGTGAGCCCATTCGATATTAGAGCTCAGTACAGCCGCAGGTACCTTTTTGGATGCAATTGCCGCCTGCAGCTTCCTTTCCGTCTCGGTGTAATCAGCTTGTACAATTCCTTTGACAATGACTTCGCTCTGGGACTTATTGAAGGCGTCGATTTTTTCCTTCATGTTATCTCCCAGTTTCCCGCCCAGGCCATACCAGAACTCAATCTCGACTGGACCCTTTGATGCGGAATCAGCTCCATTCGCAGCCGAACCTGAATGGGTTGGACCACCAGCGGTTGAGGGACCACACGCTGTAATTAAGGCAAAACTTGCAGCCAGCACCAGTGACATGCCGCCTCTCCATCCGAGCCTTATTTTTTCCTTCCATTTCATACGTGCTTGGCCTAACTCCATTGTGATTCCTCCTATATAATGGTTATAAAAATCAATTCTTGTTTACGCCAGCAGTCATGTTCACACTCTGCATGATCGTTTTCTGGGTAAACATGAATATAACAAGCAGCGGTGCGATGGTGAATGCACTGGCAGCCATAATCTGCGGCCACGCCAGTCCATAGGCCCCTCCTTCCACAAAAAAGCTGCGCAGACCGGCCGATACTAATTGCAGATTCGGGTCCTTGGTAATGAGCATCGGCCAGAAGTAGTTGTTGTACTGGTCGATGAACGTAATCAATACCATCACGGCAAAGGTCGAGCGAACCAGCGGCGCTATAATGGTCCACAAAATACGGAAGTGAGAAGCTCCATCCAATTGTCCAGCTTCCACCAGTTCGTGAGACACCTGCAGGAATGCCTGCCGGATCAGGAAAATGGAGAAAACACTGACACAGTTGGTTACGATCAATCCCGTATAGGAATCCAGCAGTTTAAGCTCGCTGAGAACCAGATAGCCAGGCAGATAGACGGCTGTACTCGGAATCATGTAGCCTACCAGAATCAGTCCAGTGAGTATACCTTTCATGCGAAAACGCATATGGGTGAGTGCATAGGCCATCATGCTGGAATTAACAATCTGCAACAGACAGATCGCCGCTGCTACAAACGTACTGTTCAGCATGTAGCGAGCAAATGGGGCAGAATTCCATGCATCCATATAATTGCTCCAGCGGAACGCTTCTGGCCAGAACGTTGGCGGGAACTGCCATATCTCGTCATTGGTCTTGAAACCGCTGATGGCCATCCAATAGAAAGGAAATGCCACAGTCAGACTGATCATGCCAAGCAGCAGGTAACGGATTACTTTACTTAGAGCTGTCATATTCATCAATAGTGCACCAGGCGTCGGCCAAGCAGGAAGGATATCCCTGATAGCAATACGCAAATCAGAATAATAACGACGGCAATGCCAGAAGCTTCGCCTACATTGAATGATTCAAACGCAGACTGATAATACATGTAAAGCAGTGTCCTTGTTGCCCCAGCCGGCCCTCCCTGTGTCATCACATTAATCTGGTCGTAGGCCTGAAGCGACTGAATCGTAAGGATGATGGACAAGAAGAATGTTGTTGGCGAAATCAACGGTAAGGTGATACTCCTGAATTTGTCCCAGCTGCCTGCCCCGTCAATCGACGCCGCTTCCAGCAAATCGGATGGCAGGTTACGCAAGGCTACCAGGTAAAATACCATTGACCAACCAATTGATTTCCACAGCGTAACGATCAGGACAGCTACAAGTGCCCAATTCGGATCTTGAAGCCAGCCAATCGGGGAAATTCCGAGCCAGCCGAGCAAAAGATTCGCGAGGCCTACCCGGGGCTCGAAAATCCATGACCATGCAATGGAGACGGCTACGGTTGGCGTGACCCAGGGTGAGAACAGCAATGTCCGAAACAGACCAGACGATTTAATATTTCTGTTCATTAAAAGGGCCAGCGCCAGTCCACCAACAATCGTTGGTATAACACTCCCAAGGCCAAATAACAGAGTCACTTTCAGAGACTGATAAAATTCAGAATTCGTTAACAGATAGGTGTAATTCTCCAAACCAACAAACCGTTTTTCCGGACTCATAAAATCCCAATCTGTAAAACTCAGATAAACAATGTATCCTAATGGTCCCAGCCAAAAAACCAGTAGTGGGATCAAAGCAGGTAGGGTGAAAAGAATCGCTTCTGTCTCCCTCCATAGTCTCACACGCACTTCGCACACTCCTTGTTGTTCAAATTTTGTTTTACATTGATGCGAAAATACTTCAAAACGTTCGTTTTTTCTCTTATGTACAAAAATAATTGTACAGCACATTTGAAAAATTTAATTCCTGGTTATGTTAAAATAACGGGAGTCATGTAAAATATGAAGAATTAAAAGGAAACCCCATCCTTATAGTAGAGGTGAGATTGTGGGTAAAGAGGTTATGGAGGATCAGAATCAATCAGCGTTGCCTTGCCGGAATGAATTGAGGGAGAAAGTGATTGATGCAATTGCCAATACGATGGATTTGTACGGGGTCAATCATTCATTTGGCCAGTTGTATGGCATTATGTATTTCGAAGATAGGCCTATGACGCTGGAAGAGATGAAGACGTCTATGAACATGAGCAAGAGTAATATGAGTTACGCTGTACGTTCTCTTACCGAATCGCAAATGATATATAAATTGGAGGAAAAGCAGGAACGAAAGGACCTTTATTGGGCGGAGACCGACTTTTTTCGCACCTTTCAGAACTTCTTCGGAGCGAAGCTGCAAAGGGAAATTGACGTGATGGAGGAAAGTCTTCAAGAAGCTATCCCAGGACTATCCAAAATCATTCTGGCGGAAGCAACCCTGCCTGAAGAGAGGGAGAAAGCTTTGCAGGACCTGCATAAACTCCAGCATGCAGAGCGGTACTACATGTGGTTGCAGAAATTCGTAGACCAGCTGCGGAATGGTGCATTTTACGAAAATGCGTAGACTAAAAAGCAGACACGGAGAACAGACAGCAAAAAGAGTGAGCTTCGGGGCCAATCCAAACCTCGAAACTCACTCTTTTCTTCACGAAAAATGATCAGTTACACGCTCAATTTCTGCCCACAATTCGGACAGAAGTTAGCTCCTTCGTTTTTGGTACCGCAATTTGGGCAAAAATTAGGCTTTTTATGGTCGCCAGAAGGAGTGGGGGCTTCAGATACAGGCCCAGTCTCAGCCGGTGGCTGTTGGCCAAGGTTCACATTTTTCATCATTTCATTCGCTATATTCATCTCCATCATCATACTCGCCATATCCGCAGCTGCTCCGCCGCCTTTTACGTTGCCAGATGCAATCCCATCCGTCATTGTCACCTGCTGATACTTTTGCAGATTACCGATCATTTCATGAGAAGCTGTCTTCGTAATCATATCCTGGATCTCTTGCGGATAATTGAAGCTCATCACATGGAAGCCGGTAATCGTCATACCGTTGTCCATCACTTGCATGTCCAGGTCTTCTTGAATACCCTTCGAGATATCGGAAGCGTTCGCTTGCAAATTAAACATGTCCTTCCCTTCTCTGCTGATCCACTTCATTAACAGCTGATCCAGCACAGAAGTAATCCGAATCTTCACATCCTCAACCAGATAGCTCTCTTTCACCCCGGCGATCTTATCGATGAGTGTAACATAATCGTTCACTTTAAAATTAAATGTGCCATTGGCACGAACAGGCATACCGCCCGGAAGCTGGGGAGTCGGGATCAGCACTGGATTCTGCGTCCCCCATTTGACAGTGAACTCCTTCGTATTAACGAACAAAACCTCCACCCTCATGCCGCTGTTAAATCCAAACTTGAACCCTTTTAATGTAGACAGAAACGGGATAATGTCAGAGTCAATGCTATACGACCCCTCATTCTCAAAAATGCCCTCAATCTTGCCGTTATTTACAAAAATCGCGTCTTGGCCGGAGCGGATAACCAGCTTGCTGCCTTTTTTAATCTCACGATTGCTCCACTTCCAAAAAATCATATCATCTCTGAATTCTTCCCACTCTACAACATTCGCAAATTGATTTCTAAAGAACCCCATGCTGCATCCATCCCTTCAGTTAAAATGATCCCCTGCTGCCGCTATGCGAATGACCGCCACTGGTGGTTCCGCCACCACCGCCTGAGCTGCTGCTACTGCTGCTCTTTTCAATCTTCCGTTTCGTTGTCGTTGTGTGAAGGTACATATCCCGATGCTCCAGAACCCCTGAAGTGCTTGCATCCTCGTAGGTCTGCCTATTTACCGTAACCCGACCGCCAGAATTGGAAACCATCTTGCCCACGATAATAGACGCCAATCCCAGTGCAATCGCCAAATGAAGCCAGCCTTTAAAAAATATACTGTCCGGATTCACCCCTGGGCGGATGGCCAAATATCTGTGCGCGCTCAAAATATACTTTTGAAATGCCAGTCCATAGTTGCCGTTCGTCAGATCCGGGGTAATCTCATAGCGTATTTTATCTAGCCTATCGTCATCCAGATACCGTTCTGCCTTATAAAATCCGGCCAGGTACACCTCTCTATTTCTCATATCCATCGTTAAAATGACCGCATTACCATGTGACCTGTCATACCCCGGTCCATGATCATCATAAAAATCCTGCGTCATTTTCATAACATCCATATTGTCGGGATTCATAGTAGTAACAATAATAATGTCCGTTTCTCTTTCGGCTCCGTATTGATTAGCCATAGCGTTCAACACGTCATACTCTTCCTGATTAAGCAGTCCTGCTTCATCATAAATCAGCGGCTTCATGTCTGTCGTAGCTGCTTCGCCCTTCATTTCCATCGGAACAGCCAGAAAAACAGTGAAGAACAACGCAATGATAACAATCGCTCTAAGTCTTTTCACTAAGATCCCCCTCCCATGATCAGCCAAGTGATTAGCCTCAATGAAAAGAGAGTAATGCCGAAGATACCTGCAAACCAGGCCGTCACCTTGAACTTGCTAATCGGAGGCTTACCAACTACTTTACCCGTCTGGCCGTTCATCGCAAACGTATGCTCCAATTGGTTGTAATCATAGTGTATGACCCATACCGGGAGCAGGACATAATCCGCTTGCTGTAATGTCGTATCAATTTGCTTTTCCGTGTAGTTCACGGACGTATACTCTGACACCGTAGATTGAATATAAGAATCAATATATTCCTTCACTTTGTCTTTCACTCGCGGGAAAAGCTCCTCTTCGTTATAGCTGTACTTCTCCGCAATATAGCCCGCCAGATATGGAGTTTTAAAGGGTTTTAGCTGATCGTAAGGAAACGGCTCCAATTTATCCATCAGCTCGTCATTCATTTTCTCCGCAGCATCAATCGGAACCTTCACATAATTCAGGCGGATTTTCCGATATACATCAAAATGCTGCGTTTCCTTATACTCGTAATCCCCGCTCGTATAGGTTCGTACTTTCATACCCTCGCCATAAGCCTCAATTTTATTATGTAAATCATATAACCAGAAGGGCACATACATCCCGGTTATCCCCTTGATCCGATCTGCTGTCATGAACCGGTTTGGCGTCAGCCGACCATTCTTGCACCATTTTTTGAAAGCATCTATCGCTTCTTCCTTGCTGATCGAAAAAGGAATCACCTGCGCCGGAGCCAGTTCCCCGGTCAGTCGATCACCGAGAACCACGGCTGAACCGCAGAAGCTGCACACCGTTGCACTCGTCTCCATTTCAGTCATAATCACTGCTCCGCAGTTATTGCAATGATACTCCTGAACCTCATTTTCTGAAAAAATACGATTCATCAGAGGATCGGGAATGGATTCAATATTGTCCTCTCTCCCGCAACTATGACAGGATAACATCCCTGTCTCACCGTCAAAGACCATGCCACTACCGCAGTTGGGGCATTTGTATTCAATAACCGGCATCTGCTCACCTCTATCCTGTAGAAACTGTTATGATTCCTTGTTGTTTATTTTCTTTTTGATTGCAGCCAGTTCATCTTCAGCGTTCGTACTCTTCTCATATTGCGCAAATAAGTCATCCAAATTGTCCTTCGATTCTGCCCGAAGCTCGGCTATCGCCATCGCTTCATCATACGCCCTGCTCACCTTCTCTTCCATCGCTTCGAAAACAGAATCCTGGCTGCTCATGGAGTTCAAGGCTTGCTGTACTTTGGCAACCACCATTTTCCCTTTAAGCTCGGCACGCCGCGCCTCCAGCTGCCCCATATCGAACAACAATTTATCCTGCATTTGTTTCATACCTGCGGCGTTTGCCGAAGCTAAGTCATAGGAGGCTTGCAATTGTTCCAGCTTCTGCGCCTGCAAAGCTTTTCTCTCCAGAAACTTTCGAGCTTCCTCTTCATTTCCAGCTTTCACGGACTTACTGGCATAATGCTGGAGCTTATTAATCTCGGCTCTGCATTCATCCCATGCTCTTTTCGCCCTTCCCTCATCGGCTAATACCGAGGTAGTTTCCGCTCTCACCTTGCCCAGATCACTGCTCAAATTCCGCATATAATCGTCAATGGCCTTCTCTGGATCTTCCACCTTATCCAATATGGCGTTGACATTCACCTTCATAATATCCCTAAACCTCGACAAAATTCCCATGATGACCCCCTTCGAAAGGACTACATCCCACCATATCATACATCAAATCCGGTAAAATTTGTTCATCATAGCTAAATTCCAAAAGCTAATCCCATTTAGCCATCCATCCTCACTACGCAGAAATCAAAAAAAATGCCTGAGCCCTGTCGAAATCATACGTTCAGACACGGGGTCAGGCACTTTGCATCGCATGAACAAATCATGTAGTTCATTTTCTTGTGACGCTCGAAGGACACATCCGCAATAAGACCAAGCCTATTTCGAACCTTGGGAGGTGTTTGACCAGACCACGCTAAATCCATTGAGTATATTGTTATTATTCATGTTATCCAAGGGCTTTTATAATCAATGGTGGAGGGGGAGATCACATTGGCTATCCGCTACAGCGTCATCATTCCAACCTATAATCGAGTCCAGCAGTTGCTGCTCACACTCGCCTCATTTGAAACACAAACCTATCCAAAGCACCTATTCGAAGTGATTGTAGCTGATGACGGTTCTACAGACGGAACGAAAGAAATGGTCGAAGGCTTCAAAGCATCCTATCCTCTTATCTATGTGTCCCATCCGGAACAACGCGGTCGGTCTGCCGTTCGAAATTTGGGACTGCGCCGTGCAAAAGGGCTATACATCATTTTCTGTGACGCTGACTTTTTGGTGTTGCCTGATTTCATTAGAATCGTGAGCCGTTATCACCGCAAATATCCCAAATCCGTGCTTTCAGGCATTCCTCACTCGTGGGACGATGCTTTTACCCATTATCACCCAGACTTTTCTCCGGAAGAAAAAGAGCATTGTCGGAGGATACTTACACAATCAGGCCTATGGAATTCCGACTTTGAAGCAGCGAATGAAATCATTCCGATCATAACGACAGAGGATATCCTTCATCATACAGGTGCATTGTCAAAAGTAGTTAGTCCCACAAGAGTTCCCCCCAATATTAAAAAGCAATTTGCCACTACAGATGTAGCTCCCTGGCTGCTCCTGATTACACGTTGTGTATCCATCAGGCGCAGCCAATTGATCCGTATTGACGGCTTTAATGAACGATTTGTACTCTATGGACTCGAAGACTGGGACCTTGGCTACCGGCTGCATCGACTAAGGGTTCCTTTCTATTCCATCAAAGAAGTTGTCGGATATCATCAGGAACACCCAACCTACCTTAGAGGGAACGTTTTAAATACGGAAAATCTGAAAATCATGTTTGAAACCTACGGATTCAATGATTCCTCCTTAAATCTGCTCGCCCTTGTCCCCCCATCCGCGGATTTGGAAGTCTACAAAAGTACACTGCGAGTATTACACAGGGGATTCCGTTCCAAGCTGACACGCTCATCAGCCCTGCTGTTAAGAAGGACGCTGCGTTTGGCAGCCAAGCAGTTCTTTTATCAAAAAAATAATCCAGCATACCAAAAATCATTGAACCTGATCAAAAGGAAAGCAGCGAACCGAAAAAGCCGAGTCGCTCACGTGTTGCGAGAAATGCTGCTGAAGTCTGAAAAGCTGGTGGAATAATAGCTACTCATTTACAGCGTACAAAATGGTGTGTATTAAATCTTCCTTACGGGGATGAAAAGCCTCCTCCATAAGGATGCGAGCCCAACTTGGCAAGCAGCTTTATGGAGGGGCAGTCGGGGCCCTGTCCGAGGATAACGACAAAAATGTCGCTATTAGTTTACTATTCCTCAGGAAACTCCAGCATGCTTTCTGATTATTCATTACATATGGATTTTACCAGCGCTAAGAACTCAATACTTTAATGCTTTCATCGCACCAGCTGATTAAGCTGCTGAACTGACTTTTACCATAGCTCATTGTGATCATCCAATATTTGTGATTATGGTCTTTATGCTCTACGTTGATAAGCCAACGTTCAAGTTCTTCAAAAATATGCAGGCTTTCCATTAGCTTTTCTTTATACTCCTGTATGTGCTTTATAATCGTTTCAGGCGAAGAATTGCCGCCAAAAAACACCCTCAATAACAGCTCATTTTTTTTGAGCATCACCACATGCTCCATGGGCTGAGAAAGCCAGTTGGACAACGTCTGCCTTCCCTGATCGGTAATGCTGTAGAGCTTCTTGTCAGGCTTCCCTTTTTGACGAATAACCTCGACCGTAATGTCCTTTCGATCCAGTAGCTCTGCCAGGCTGGGATAGATCTGGCCGTAGTTCTCATTCCAAAAGTAGCTAGTACTTTGTTCCATATGTTGTTTTATATCATAACCGGTATGAGGACCCAGACTCAGAATTCCTAATACCGCAAACATTGTATTGGTTTTCCCTGACTGTCTCGCCATTATATATTATGCCTCCTAGTACCTCTAGCAAATCTCCGTAGTATGTCATGTTTTCATTAGACTAGACATAATTATAGCCCATTTGAAGCAGCTTCACACTCAATCTATATATTATAAAAATATATATTATTATAATAATTAGTGTTGACAGGGGTTTTGCACCGTTTTATATTAACGATATCAACAAAATATCAATGGGCTTGCCAAGATGATGCCTTGGGTACATATATCATAAAGGTTTCAAGACATCCCTTGGTTAAACCTCAATAAGGAGATATCCGATCATGACCATAATCAATGTAAATTATCCAGCAGGCCGCATAACGCTTGAACAGCGTCGACTTTTGGCAGAAGGCTTGACGGATGCAGTGCTCGTTCCAGAGGTAGGTCAATATTGTCCGCCAGCAAGAGAAGGGTTCCAGGTCCATTTCACCGAACGTCCAAGAGATTACATGGCAATTGGCGGGCAATTGCTGTCGGATCAGCCTGAACGTGATGTAATCACCGTCAATGTTCTGGTGATGGATGGTGACTGGCCTAACGACGTCCGCAAAAAAGTGCTTGAGAATATTCTTGGCAGTTTGACAAAAGTACTTGGTTTACCGGAACCATCCCCGACTTGGTGGGTATCTTTCCAGGTCATTGAAGAAGGCAGTTGGGGTTCCCGCGGCGGTGTCCTCTCCATTCTGGACTTGCTGGATTCAGGGGTATTTACGGAGGAGAAAATTAAGGCTATCAAGCAAAACTTTACACGATAACACAAGAGGCTCAGCACTTCTTAAAGGTGGGAGGAGCATTAATACAGTAACAACCTAATAACTTAAGCACAGTGTAATATGACCAAAGGAAAAAACACCCATAAGGGTGTTTTTCATAAGAGTGCTCTTTATTTTCCTGTTAATGTTCTCACTTCAATAGGAAGCAAGTTCGCCTCGATTTGAGCCCGCTCTGGTTCATACCACTCTGGCAGCATTAATTTTTGCCCCAAAGCTTCAGCAGGTTCATCGTTGGCAAATCCCGGTGGATCTGTAGCAATTTCAAAGAGTATACCGCCCGCTTCTCTGAAATATATAGCATTAAAATATTGGCGGTCTATGATTGGAGTCGTGTGATAGCCATAATTCTGGACTGTGTTTCTCCAGTCTTCATGTTGTTCGAAATCTTGTGCACGCCATGCAATGTGATGTACCGTGCCTGCTCCACCAATGCCTAAACCCATTTTGGCAAGCGGAACATCCACGATGTTGCCGATTTCTCCTACGGACTGATAACGGGCATATTCGGCGTCTTCACCGATTTTCGTAAATCCGAGTATGCTTTCCAATACATCCATCGTTTTCTGTGGGTTGACGCTAAATAGCACGGCACCTCCAAACCCCTTAATTGCTTTATCGGCCGAAATACCACCGTAAGACCAAGTACTGTTCGCTCCCGCTTCACGTTCGACAAGCTCAAGACGTAAGCCCTCATTATCCTCGAATTGAAGATATTGTTCAGAAAAACGGCTTGTTTTCGTAACTTGAATATCAAAGCTTTCCAAACGCTGCTGCCAAAAATCAAGTGAACCTGGCGGTACCACATACGAGGTAATGCCCACCTGGCCACCTCCGATTCGCCCTTTGGGGGTTCCTGGTGCAGGGAAAAAAGTAATGATGGTTCCAGGGCTTCCTGCCTCGTTACCAAAGTATAAGTGGTAAACTTCAGGAGCATCGAAGTTGATTGTTTTCTTCAATAACCGAAGTCCAAGGATGCCGGCATAGAAGTCGACATTTGCCTGCGGATTACCCGCAAAAGCTGTAATATGATGGATACCTGTAGTTTGAAGTGACATATGAAACCCTCCTCTAATAGTAGAAACCTTTGTTTTTCGTGCTTGGTAATTTTTAATAGCCTGCATTCACGCTTTATTTAAGTATTGCATCGATGGAATATGAACCTGCTCCTGTCAACGCAATACCGATTACGATGGCAATAAGAACTAGCGGATATTCATAGCCGTTAGCTGTTGACCAGATTCCATTTGGTCCATGTACTTTGACAATCGCTCCGAGCATAGTTACCGTAATTAAGAGTGCAGCCAGCGGAGTGAGCAGTCCTAAAGCAAATAGAGCTCCTCCCAGCAATTCCATCAGCCCAGCGGACACTGCCATGAATACTCCGGGCTTAATTCCGATCGATTCCATCCAACCGCCGGTACCCTTTGGACCATAGCCGCCAAACCAGCCAAAAAGTTTCTGAGCTCCGTGCCCCACCAATAACAATCCAACCACCAAACGTACCAGTAACAATCCACTTGCCAACATAAAATCATCCTCCAATTATACTTGTTTTAAGATTGCTTAATTAAAGATATTAGGCAAAAATTAAATTCATTCTTTAACTAATTGTGCCTGCTCTCTTCTTAGTTTTTGAGGAGTAACATCATCTCCATTTGGATCATAGATCGTAGCATTCAAGAGAATGCTTTTTACAGAACCCCGAAAAATTTGAAGGTATTCTTTGCGAAGATCGGTTTGTTCAGTCTTTTCAATTTCAGTTAATCCGACTTCTTGTGCTTTTTTTGCAAGCTGATTAATTCTGTTTAAAATTGTAAGCATGTGTATACCTCCATATTCAAAATGTTCTGATCAGTTATATCTTTAATTTATTTATCTTGATATAAAGATATAATATTTTTCTATCCGTGTCAATACTTTTTCAAAAAAAAGATTAACCTTGGATTGCTTCACACACCAATATGAGAATCTTCAAACATTTCTGTTGGGAAAAGGTGTAATATTATGAGTAACAACTCGCAAAAATGGGCAGAAGTTACAATCAATGGGACGTGCAGGAAGGCCAGAAGAAATCACCAAGAATTTTTTTCTTACAAACTATTAACCGAAAGAAAGGGGCATACAACATGACAAGCCAGTTACAAACAAAAGTATTTATTAGTAGCGATCAACATGATGGGTTCGGTGTAA
This DNA window, taken from Paenibacillus kribbensis, encodes the following:
- a CDS encoding PspA/IM30 family protein, with amino-acid sequence MGILSRFRDIMKVNVNAILDKVEDPEKAIDDYMRNLSSDLGKVRAETTSVLADEGRAKRAWDECRAEINKLQHYASKSVKAGNEEEARKFLERKALQAQKLEQLQASYDLASANAAGMKQMQDKLLFDMGQLEARRAELKGKMVVAKVQQALNSMSSQDSVFEAMEEKVSRAYDEAMAIAELRAESKDNLDDLFAQYEKSTNAEDELAAIKKKINNKES
- a CDS encoding glycosyltransferase, which encodes MAIRYSVIIPTYNRVQQLLLTLASFETQTYPKHLFEVIVADDGSTDGTKEMVEGFKASYPLIYVSHPEQRGRSAVRNLGLRRAKGLYIIFCDADFLVLPDFIRIVSRYHRKYPKSVLSGIPHSWDDAFTHYHPDFSPEEKEHCRRILTQSGLWNSDFEAANEIIPIITTEDILHHTGALSKVVSPTRVPPNIKKQFATTDVAPWLLLITRCVSIRRSQLIRIDGFNERFVLYGLEDWDLGYRLHRLRVPFYSIKEVVGYHQEHPTYLRGNVLNTENLKIMFETYGFNDSSLNLLALVPPSADLEVYKSTLRVLHRGFRSKLTRSSALLLRRTLRLAAKQFFYQKNNPAYQKSLNLIKRKAANRKSRVAHVLREMLLKSEKLVE
- a CDS encoding PadR family transcriptional regulator, which encodes MARQSGKTNTMFAVLGILSLGPHTGYDIKQHMEQSTSYFWNENYGQIYPSLAELLDRKDITVEVIRQKGKPDKKLYSITDQGRQTLSNWLSQPMEHVVMLKKNELLLRVFFGGNSSPETIIKHIQEYKEKLMESLHIFEELERWLINVEHKDHNHKYWMITMSYGKSQFSSLISWCDESIKVLSS
- a CDS encoding tautomerase family protein codes for the protein MTIINVNYPAGRITLEQRRLLAEGLTDAVLVPEVGQYCPPAREGFQVHFTERPRDYMAIGGQLLSDQPERDVITVNVLVMDGDWPNDVRKKVLENILGSLTKVLGLPEPSPTWWVSFQVIEEGSWGSRGGVLSILDLLDSGVFTEEKIKAIKQNFTR
- a CDS encoding ring-cleaving dioxygenase is translated as MSLQTTGIHHITAFAGNPQANVDFYAGILGLRLLKKTINFDAPEVYHLYFGNEAGSPGTIITFFPAPGTPKGRIGGGQVGITSYVVPPGSLDFWQQRLESFDIQVTKTSRFSEQYLQFEDNEGLRLELVEREAGANSTWSYGGISADKAIKGFGGAVLFSVNPQKTMDVLESILGFTKIGEDAEYARYQSVGEIGNIVDVPLAKMGLGIGGAGTVHHIAWRAQDFEQHEDWRNTVQNYGYHTTPIIDRQYFNAIYFREAGGILFEIATDPPGFANDEPAEALGQKLMLPEWYEPERAQIEANLLPIEVRTLTGK
- a CDS encoding DoxX family protein, with protein sequence MLASGLLLVRLVVGLLLVGHGAQKLFGWFGGYGPKGTGGWMESIGIKPGVFMAVSAGLMELLGGALFALGLLTPLAALLITVTMLGAIVKVHGPNGIWSTANGYEYPLVLIAIVIGIALTGAGSYSIDAILK
- a CDS encoding DUF896 domain-containing protein, with protein sequence MLTILNRINQLAKKAQEVGLTEIEKTEQTDLRKEYLQIFRGSVKSILLNATIYDPNGDDVTPQKLRREQAQLVKE